The genomic region ATATACGTGATAAACTTGGAAAAGACAGTTGGAAAAAGCCCATATAAAAAGATTTGAGACTTTTTCGCCCCGGAAGATGCCAAGCTTCGTACAGGTCGTAAATCGATATCTTCAATGGTTTCCGCACACAGCTTGCCAAGGATACCGAAATTGTGTAAGGCAAGCGCAATTGCACCGGGTAAGATCCCAGGTTTAAAAATAAAGATAATCATCATTGCCCAAATCAATTCCGGGATAGCTCTTGAGAAAATATAAGCTAACCGAATGATTCCATAAACAATCCAGCCATACCAGGTCTTCTTAAGAGTCAACCTACCATTTGCAGCAGTCCTGGCGGCAGGAATCACAGTGAGAATCATTCCAGTGGTGGCAAAACCAACGGCCATAACACTCATTACTAAAGTGTCCCAGGATAGCTTAGCGGCCATTTCCCAACTTTCCAAGCTTGTGAAAGCAGGGTTTTCGGCATTTACCCCAAGCATATTTTGAAAAAACTCAAGTGTGTATTGTCGGTTTTTTTCTGAGAACAGTCCAAAGAAATCCGCATCTTCAATTGTGAAAATAAATGACCAGG from Virgibacillus sp. MSP4-1 harbors:
- a CDS encoding ABC transporter permease, with amino-acid sequence MKHRKFKIGFVRGSFFVALLLLIASWSFIFTIEDADFFGLFSEKNRQYTLEFFQNMLGVNAENPAFTSLESWEMAAKLSWDTLVMSVMAVGFATTGMILTVIPAARTAANGRLTLKKTWYGWIVYGIIRLAYIFSRAIPELIWAMMIIFIFKPGILPGAIALALHNFGILGKLCAETIEDIDLRPVRSLASSGAKKSQIFLYGLFPTVFSKFITYIVYRWEVIIRTTVVVGFVGAGGLGHQFKLSMSWFHYTEVTLFLFCYLILVLIVDLISEGMRRITR